The genome window CGGATATGTAGCTGGGGGCCATTTTCTGCGTCGCAAGGTTTTGCGCAAAGTCTATATCCCTTGAGTGTTCACCGAACACATAAAAACCGGTTTGTATCGGTTTCGTTGATACACCCTCGGCATCAAACGCAGGCGGCATGGCGAATAACCCCCCGGGCTGTATGCAGAGGAATGTCTTCGAGATGCCGAGATCGGGATAATCCACCTTTATGTTGTTGCCGATGGCTACTATCAAACGTTCGGGGTAGAGATTGCCATAGAGCCAGTCCGCGTCATAGGTCGGCATGCCTCGTGAATCCGCAAAAGATTTTATGCGGTTTTTTTCGTCAAGGAAAGCCTTGGACTTGCCTTTAAGACCCTGAGCGGTGGATGCATCGACCGGCATCCAGCCGTAACCGGGCATAAGAATCTCCGCCCACTGGTGGCCGGCATCGGTCAGCCACACGCATGTTACCGTTCTTGCAGGTATACCGAGACTTCTGCACATTGCGCAAAAAACGACGCTGAACTCACCGCAGTCTCCCTTTAACGTCTCAAAAGAATTGGCTGCCCCTCTCTTCGTCTGGTCTGGGTATTCGTAAACCATGTTATCGGTTACCCAGTCGAAAACCCTTTTCGCCATGCGGTACGGATTGGTTTCTCCCTTGGTTATTTCTTCCGCTTTAGAGCGTATCTTGTCTGTGATTTCTATCCAGGGCTCGGATTGGGTGAAACGCTTGTATTCTTCCGATTCTTTGTCGTATCCGCCTATGGATTCAGGATTGACGCAGGAGATTACTGGTTCCCGAACGAACTTAAAGTCGTAATAAGCGTAAAACCGCTCCTTGTTTTTTAAGTCTCTGAATCTCCAGAAGATGATCTGGTTCCCTGTAAGGGAATCGGTCGTTATCTTCTCCGGTTCGGGGAAAATATCTCTTATTTCTACATTCTGTCCAGAGTGATTAACGGGCAGGGCGACCCATAACCTGAGTTCGCAGGAATCGGCATCCGGATGAATGCTTTCAAAGAAATGCCAATATCGTGCATCGGTCATTTTACTCTCCAGTTTCGGAGTTTGCATCACTGTAAAGGAGAAAAACCGCAAGGAAAAGGCCTGCCTTGATCGATAATGCTGAAGCGCGCATGTTGTTGCTCCTTTTTTATGGTTCATCTCCGCGTATTAAAACCCGACACATTAGACGTCGGCGCATATTAAAAGATATGCAATATCAAGGAATCAAAGGGATATCGTTAGCGGAGACGACATCCCTAATTTTATTTAAAATAGTTACTTAGCTTCTTCCTTTATCAGAGCGGCAAGGCGTTTTGCGCCTTCCTTTATCTGCTCTTCTGACGCGTAGCTGAAGTTTATGCGCATGCAGTTCTGGCCCTTGCCGTCGCAGTGGAACGCTGAGCCCACAACGTATGCTACCTTCTTCTCGATCGCCTTCGGGAAGAGCTCGGTAGCGCTCATGCGCTCGGGCAGAGAGACCCAGAGGAAGAGTCCTCCCTGGGGCCGGGTCCATTTGAGTCCCTCAAGCTTCGGCATCTCGGCGTCGAACACTTCAAGCATGATGTTGCGCTTGCGGAAATATGCCGCCCTGATGCGCTCAATCTGCTTCTCGAGAAGCCCTCTTGCCATGTACTCGGCTATCATTATCTGACCCGCAGGAGCAGTGCAGAGATCGGTGGCCTGCTTGCCCATGACGAATTTCTCCATCACCGGTTTGTTCTTCGTGATCATCCAGCCGATGCGGAAGCCCGGGGCAAGGATCTTCGAGAATGTGTGAAGGGTTATCACCCTCTCGTCGTCGTCCATCGTTATCATTGGGGCGACGGACTCGCCTTCAAATCGCAGCTCCCTGTACGGCGTATCCTCTACCACGAACGTATCATATCTTTTTGCAAGCTCTAGAACCTTTTTGCGGCGCTCAAGGGTCGCGGTGACGCCCGAGGGGTTCTGGAAATCGGGCACGATATAAATAAACTTAGCCTTTTTGCCTTTCTTATCCAATTCCTTGAGCTTTTCTTCAAGGATATCGACCCTTATGCCGTCGAAATCCTGCGGGACGCCTATCATATCGGCGCCGTAGGAGCCGAAAGCCTGCAGCCCCCCAAGGTATGACGGAAGCTCCATGATGACGGGATCGCCCTCGTTGACAAGGGCTTTTCCTACAAGGTCGAGTCCTTGCTGAGAAGCTGTCGTAACGAGCAAGTCCTCGACCGCAATCTTAGTCCCTTCGCGTCCCTCAAATGCTATAAGTTCCTTGAGAAGGCCGGGGTCACCCTCTGTAGTTCCGTACTGTAGGACTTTTGAACCCTGTTTGTCTAGAACATCCACGGCAATCTTCTTGAAGTCTTCAACCGGGAATAAATCCGGAGCCGGCAATCCTCCGGCGAAGCTGATGATATCGGGTTTCTGCGTGAGCTTTAAGAGCTCGCGTATCTCGGAGCGGCGCATTCGTTTTGCAGCATTCGAGAACAAATGGCTTGCATCAAAAGACACGATTCCTCCTAGGTATTCAGCCTCAAGCCTACACGAAAAAAACTTCCTGTCAACCCCTGGAAATGCTCCGTCAAACGCGAACGTTCACAGCATTCCTGTCTTAAGTTTTTTAATAATGAAAGTTATGCCCTTTGAGGGCCAGGCGGCTTGTTTTCGGGGCGTTTTTCATCGATTTTTCGCTTGCCGGTTCGATGTTCCCCGTTTTTAGCTTATTAAGGGTCGATTTCAGTATCCTATCAGTAACCGGGTCACTGTGTTGGACGAAAGTCTAAGGTATTCCGATTTTTAAAAAACCTACTTGATAACCAGGGTTTAGTCTTATAGTAATAAAGTCAGTTGAAATAAAAGAAGAAGTCGGAAATGGCATGCAAGAAGCTTTTGAAGAAGAAGCTTATAGTTGTTCTAATGAGGGCGCGGGGTAATCGAAAGGATGGTTGCCCTTATCGGGGGCGAGCTTTTATAGGGGAACAATCAAGACCATGCAAAGCTATCTCAAATATCGAGGTCGCTCAGCGACCTCGATATTCTACCCCAGACACATAGAGAAAAAGCATAAGCGCTTCTTTCTTCAAGCCTTGTGTCAATTAAGTAAAGAAGAGAATGAAGCGATGTTCGAAGAAGGCGAGGAGTTCGAGCGTTCGATGCCTCATGAGGAGTACGAGGAGATGGTTGAGCGGCTCGAGAAGTAGAGTCGGGCTGATTGACAGTCAAAAGACAACTTCTATAATCACACTATGAGCGACAAAGGTTACCAGGGAAAGCTCGAAAAGCTCGATGAGAACCGCTGGAGAATCCCTAAAACTGGAGGGATGAGGACGGACGGCATCATATACACGTCGGAAAAGCTCCTCCCTAACCTGCTCAAGGATAACGCACCCGAGCAGGTTGAAAACGTTGCCCACTTGCCCGGAATCGTCGGAAGTTCCCTTGCAATGCCTGATATCCATTGGGGCTATGGTTTTCCGATAGGCGGAGTGGCTGCGTTCGATCTCAAGGATGGTGTAATCTCTCCCGGCGGAGTAGGCTATGACATCAACTGCGGTGTCAGGCTCATGAGAACGAATCTCACAGTCGATGAGGTTAAGCCAAGACTTCCAGAGCTTCTCGAAACCATCTTCTCGACAGTGCCTGCAGGCGTCGGCAAGAGCGGTCGGATAAGAATCAACCGTAAGGAGCTGGAAAAGGTGCTTGTTGAAGGCGCTCGCTGGGCCGTGACAAAGGAGTATGGCTGGAAGGACGACCTTCTGCACACCGAGGAGGGAGGCAATCTCAGCGGTGCAGACCCTGCTATGGTATCAGACCGCGCCTTTGAACGCGGTCTTCCGCAGATTGGAACGCTCGGCGCAGGTAATCACTTCCTTGAGATACAGAAGGTCGACGATGTATACGACTTAAAGGCGGCAGAGGTTATGGGTCTACATAAGGGACAGATAGTCGTCATGATTCATTCAGGCTCGCGCGGGCTCGGATACCAGATATGCGACGACGCAGTAAAAAGTCTCGGGCGTGCGGTTCAGAAGTACGGCATATCCATTCCTGACCGCCAGCTTGCCTGCGCGCCCGTATCCTCCCCTGAGGGCAAAGCCTACTTCGGTGCAATGGCCGCTGCCGCAAATTATGCCTGGGCGAACAGACAGACGATGATGCACTGGGTCAGGGAAGCTTTCGAGAACGTTTTCAGCAAAGGAGCTGAATCGCTCGGCCTCCTGCTGGTCTACGACGTTGCACACAACATAGCCAAATTCGAGAAGCACGAGGTCGAAGGCAGGCGGGCGAAGCTGTGCGTGCACCGCAAAGGCGCTACGCGCGCGTTTCCCGCGAATCATCCTGACGTGCCAGTAGATTATCGCTCCATCGGTCAGCCTGTAATAATCCCTGGCGACATGGGAACCGCTTCATACGTTCTGCTCGGAACGGAAAAGGCGATGGAGGAGACCTTCGGCTCCACCTGTCACGGCGCAGGCAGGGTATGGTCGCGCTCGCATGCGATGAAGGAGATATCGGGTCACGAGGTAAAGGCGCGCTTAGAAAGGGAAGGCATCCTCGTCCTCTCAACGTCCACGAAGACCCTTGCCGAGGAGACTCCTGAGGCGTACAAGGATATAGATGAGGTTGTTGAAGTTGCCCACAACTCCGGGATTTCAAGAAAGGTCTGCCGCATGAAGCCTCTGGCTGTTATCAAGGGGTAACTAAAGCTAGTGATAGCCGAACATGTCAGGGATTTCATAAAGTCCGCTCCGCACAAGCCGGGCGTTTACATATTCAAGGATTCAAAAGACAGGGTTCTTTACGTAGGCAAGGCCGCCAATTTAAGAAACCGGCTTTCATCCTACCTCACGCCCTCGACTCAGCCCGCCATAGCGTTCGTACCTAAAGCGGCAAAGGTCGAAGTGACAATCACATCGACAGAGGCCGAGGCGCTCATATTCGAAGAGAACCTCATCAAGCTCTCGAAACCCGTATACAATATCCGCTACCGGGACGACAAGCGCTATCCATATCTCAAAGTAACAATAAAAGAACCTTTTCCGAGAATCTACGTCACCCGCAACGAACGAAGGGACGGCAATCTTCTTTTCGGCCCTTACTCGTCCGTAAAGAATCTCAAACGTACGCTTGATGCTGTTAAGAGGATATTCAAGGTCCGTTCATGCGGATACAACCTTCCTTTAGAAAGACCTTCCCGACCGTGCCTCTTGTTCCAGTTGAAGCTCTGCTCCGCTCCATGCCGCGAGGGAGCCTCGGATAAAGAGTACGAGAATCAGCTCAAAGGGTTGATAGAATTCCTGATGGGCCGCTCGGAGGAGCTTGAGCAGGAGACCGAACGCCGCATGTGGCAGGCTTCCGAAGCCCAGCAGTTCGAGGTTGCTTCATTTCTGCGAGACCAGCTTCTTTCCATACGCGAAGTCAGATATCACGCCAAGGAAGCCTCTCTCGATTCCACGCCCCGTGATTTCGTGATTGCGGCAAGACAGGGATCAAGAGCGGCGGCGGTTCTTTTGAAGCTGCGCGAACGCCGCATGTATGCCCATGAAACTTTCATGCTTACCGTTCCACGTCACAGTTCCGATAAAGAGATAATCCATGACGTGCTGCGCTTAATCTACACCCATACCTACGATATACCCGACGAGATAGTTCTTCCTCTCCTGCCCGAGGATTCAGATGTTTTCCTGGAATGGTTTGAGACCTATCGCGGGAAGAAAGTCAAGCTTTCGGCCGGTGTCCGTGATGAGAAGCGCCATCTTCTGGATATAGCCCTAGAGAATGCAAAGCTCGCTATTGCACAGGACAAGGAGGCTCCCAGATCGGATCCCCTTCTTGAAAAGCTCCAGGATTATCTGAATCTTGCAACCCTTCCTTCCCACATAGAGATGATTGATATCTCGAACATACAGGGCACGAATCCGACCGGTTCCATAGTCGTCTTCAAGAACTCAAAGCCTGCCAAATCGCTCTACCGCAAGTTCAAGATAAAATCGGTCAAGGGTTCAAACGATCCTTTGATGATGACCGAAGTCGTGGCGCGCAGAATCTCAAGGCTCCAGAAGGAAGAAAAGAGCCTGCCGGACCTCCTAATCCTCGACGGCGGCAAGAGCCAGATGTCAATCGTTCGCGAGTTCCTCGATTACGTAGATGTAGACCTTCCGGTTTTTGCCTTCGCAAAGACCCACGACCACCTCTTCAGTCGCGACGGCAAGGAGGTCGTTATCCCGGCATCGGATCCCGTTCTGAAGCTCCTCGTCCGCATCCGCAACGAGTCCCACCGGTTTGCTGTGGAGTACCACCGCAAGCTAAGAACAAAAGCCTCAGTCTCCTCGGAACTCGATCTCGTTTCCGGAATAGGCGCAAAGAAGGCACGCGCTCTCGTGCAGTTCTTCGGGTCTGTGCCCCGTATTCGCAAGGCTTCCTTGAACGAGTTAAAGCAGGCGCCCGGCATAGGGCCCGGTCTTGCCGAAAAGATATATAAGCATTTCCATCGTGAAGCATAGCGCGAGAATCGAAGACGTAAGCCTTGAACGCTTCATTGTTGGTCCGCTCCAGGTAAATTCCTATCTGCTTCTATCAAAGACCTCCGCGTTACTTATCGACCCCGGGTTTCCCGAAGACGAGCTTATCGCCTGCGCCGCATCACTTGCTAATCTCGATGAGCGAACGGCGCTACTCACTCACGGGCACTTCGATCACAAGGGTGCATGTCCCAGGCTTCAGGAGATGGGGTGGAAGATAGCGGTCCATGAGAATGACAAAACCCTTCTTACCCGGTCGTCATCGGTCTTCACTTTCCTCGGATATCCGTCGGCCGCTCTTGAACCCGATATCGTATTCAAGGGGGGAGAGGTTATCGAAATAGGCGGTGCAGAATTCACCGTGCAGCCTACGCCCGGGCACTCTCCAGGCAGCGTCTCATGCATCGAAAAAAACAGACGCTGGGCGTTTACGGGAGACACGCTATTCGCCGATTCCATAGGCCGCACCGATCTTGCGGGCGGTGATACCGACCTCATCATGCAGTCTGTGGAAATTCTGAAGTCCCTCCTCCTTCCCGAAACGCTCGTGATGCCCGGTCACGGCGGCAGGGCCCTTTTCGGAACAATCCAGCGAATCAATCCCTACCTTAATACCTAGATACCGCGCGCGATTCGTTACCTGAACTCTACATCCCAGGTGCAGGCTTCGTCGCCTTCAAGACAGCAGTGTGTTTTTGTCATTTGAACGACCGTCCTGCCAGTTAGCTCGATAAGACGTCTTGTCCAGTTTTCGAAAATCATGCAGCTTATTCTATGGGTCTTCCAGTCGTACAGCGAGATCGATAATAGATTTTTTCCCTTTTCCTTAATCGTGACCTCTCCTGATGAATGCACCCTTCTCCAGAACGTCGAGGAACGCCTTATAAGCGCCGCAGGGGTCAGAAATGACAACAACCCCTTCATGAATCCTGAAACGCTTTGTTTGAACATGTAGTTGACCAGTTCGTCAATGATCTGCTTCTCGTTCATCTCTGATTTGAGATAGTCTGCGACTTGCTCGTAAAGGGGATATACTTCGTGAGCCGGATACCATTCCTTGGTATCCGACGGATGAAACTTGTTTTTCTCAAGCTTCGTGATGCGTTCCTTTAAGGGAGGGGGGAGGGTTTCAAGGAAATCCTCGAAGCGCTCGAAGCCGTAGGTCTCTATAAGCCAGCCGCAGACCGCGCCGTACAGAAGTCCGCGAATTTTATAACCGGATAGCTCTGCCTCAGAATTATTCATGCATAAAGTCTATAAACGAAAATCAATCTGTCAAGTGAACAACACACACGCAAACATATCTGCGACTCACCCTGATGTTTTACGGATTCAGCTGCGTCGCTGCAATTATTGAGTCAGGCCAGTTTTATGTTCCAGCGGCAGAATTCGGCGCCTTTGTGCACGCAGCATGTCTTTTCAAGCTTGTATTTTTTCACGCCCGTCAGTTTTATCATCTCCTCTAGCCACAATCCCACGACGTAGCAGCCGAACTCGACCTCCTTCCAGTCGTACACAGTCACATTGAACTCCCCGGAAGAAACCTTTTCGGTCTCCATCCTGCCGGATGAGTACATGCGGCTCCAGAATGCGGAGGCGCGTCTTGCAAGGGTTATAGGCGAAGCGAAGGATGCAAGGCCCTTCAGGAATCCTGAGATGCTCTTTCTGATGCTTGTTCTGACGACCTCTTTGTGGGCCTCTTCGCCAAGAATCTCGTAGAGGCGTTCGTGAATGGCGAAGGAATCTTTAACGGGATACCAAGCTGCCCTGTCGGCATTCTCGAGAATGGCTGCCTGGAAATCCGTCAGGGACGCCTTGAATGAGTTGAAGAAATCGACTCCCTTGTGTTCAAGTATCCACTCCTTCAGCAATGCACCGAAAACACCCCTTCCGCAGCCTGGTTCTGGTTTCTCAGGCAAAATGCACCTCCCATCGGCAGAAAGGGTCGCCCTTGTGAACGCAGTGAGTCTCAGTTACTTCGAT of bacterium contains these proteins:
- a CDS encoding transglutaminase domain-containing protein, producing the protein MTDARYWHFFESIHPDADSCELRLWVALPVNHSGQNVEIRDIFPEPEKITTDSLTGNQIIFWRFRDLKNKERFYAYYDFKFVREPVISCVNPESIGGYDKESEEYKRFTQSEPWIEITDKIRSKAEEITKGETNPYRMAKRVFDWVTDNMVYEYPDQTKRGAANSFETLKGDCGEFSVVFCAMCRSLGIPARTVTCVWLTDAGHQWAEILMPGYGWMPVDASTAQGLKGKSKAFLDEKNRIKSFADSRGMPTYDADWLYGNLYPERLIVAIGNNIKVDYPDLGISKTFLCIQPGGLFAMPPAFDAEGVSTKPIQTGFYVFGEHSRDIDFAQNLATQKMAPSYIS
- a CDS encoding PLP-dependent aminotransferase family protein, with product MRRSEIRELLKLTQKPDIISFAGGLPAPDLFPVEDFKKIAVDVLDKQGSKVLQYGTTEGDPGLLKELIAFEGREGTKIAVEDLLVTTASQQGLDLVGKALVNEGDPVIMELPSYLGGLQAFGSYGADMIGVPQDFDGIRVDILEEKLKELDKKGKKAKFIYIVPDFQNPSGVTATLERRKKVLELAKRYDTFVVEDTPYRELRFEGESVAPMITMDDDERVITLHTFSKILAPGFRIGWMITKNKPVMEKFVMGKQATDLCTAPAGQIMIAEYMARGLLEKQIERIRAAYFRKRNIMLEVFDAEMPKLEGLKWTRPQGGLFLWVSLPERMSATELFPKAIEKKVAYVVGSAFHCDGKGQNCMRINFSYASEEQIKEGAKRLAALIKEEAK
- a CDS encoding RtcB family protein codes for the protein MSDKGYQGKLEKLDENRWRIPKTGGMRTDGIIYTSEKLLPNLLKDNAPEQVENVAHLPGIVGSSLAMPDIHWGYGFPIGGVAAFDLKDGVISPGGVGYDINCGVRLMRTNLTVDEVKPRLPELLETIFSTVPAGVGKSGRIRINRKELEKVLVEGARWAVTKEYGWKDDLLHTEEGGNLSGADPAMVSDRAFERGLPQIGTLGAGNHFLEIQKVDDVYDLKAAEVMGLHKGQIVVMIHSGSRGLGYQICDDAVKSLGRAVQKYGISIPDRQLACAPVSSPEGKAYFGAMAAAANYAWANRQTMMHWVREAFENVFSKGAESLGLLLVYDVAHNIAKFEKHEVEGRRAKLCVHRKGATRAFPANHPDVPVDYRSIGQPVIIPGDMGTASYVLLGTEKAMEETFGSTCHGAGRVWSRSHAMKEISGHEVKARLEREGILVLSTSTKTLAEETPEAYKDIDEVVEVAHNSGISRKVCRMKPLAVIKG
- the uvrC gene encoding excinuclease ABC subunit UvrC, coding for MIAEHVRDFIKSAPHKPGVYIFKDSKDRVLYVGKAANLRNRLSSYLTPSTQPAIAFVPKAAKVEVTITSTEAEALIFEENLIKLSKPVYNIRYRDDKRYPYLKVTIKEPFPRIYVTRNERRDGNLLFGPYSSVKNLKRTLDAVKRIFKVRSCGYNLPLERPSRPCLLFQLKLCSAPCREGASDKEYENQLKGLIEFLMGRSEELEQETERRMWQASEAQQFEVASFLRDQLLSIREVRYHAKEASLDSTPRDFVIAARQGSRAAAVLLKLRERRMYAHETFMLTVPRHSSDKEIIHDVLRLIYTHTYDIPDEIVLPLLPEDSDVFLEWFETYRGKKVKLSAGVRDEKRHLLDIALENAKLAIAQDKEAPRSDPLLEKLQDYLNLATLPSHIEMIDISNIQGTNPTGSIVVFKNSKPAKSLYRKFKIKSVKGSNDPLMMTEVVARRISRLQKEEKSLPDLLILDGGKSQMSIVREFLDYVDVDLPVFAFAKTHDHLFSRDGKEVVIPASDPVLKLLVRIRNESHRFAVEYHRKLRTKASVSSELDLVSGIGAKKARALVQFFGSVPRIRKASLNELKQAPGIGPGLAEKIYKHFHREA
- a CDS encoding MBL fold metallo-hydrolase, which gives rise to MKHSARIEDVSLERFIVGPLQVNSYLLLSKTSALLIDPGFPEDELIACAASLANLDERTALLTHGHFDHKGACPRLQEMGWKIAVHENDKTLLTRSSSVFTFLGYPSAALEPDIVFKGGEVIEIGGAEFTVQPTPGHSPGSVSCIEKNRRWAFTGDTLFADSIGRTDLAGGDTDLIMQSVEILKSLLLPETLVMPGHGGRALFGTIQRINPYLNT